One Plasmodium knowlesi strain H genome assembly, chromosome: 10 genomic window carries:
- a CDS encoding KIR-like protein gives MSGEGTPGDVYNQWNQNARICTCCSEAINITVQNVCDILQSKLAKHGGLTKDTQRILEAWCDIRSAGEEDLKSAYCEYFYYWLGDKCLNEGGGKDSFSQCMNDIYDVLRRHLPIGGISGGKGCSPIYSNLGKDDFPSMKVLFDYRGNYDTIRKAIPDGGKLNNGACKGTYGGKTDGCKALIQEVATAYNKMEDHCPYANSREDTTDYCEKFCRMFGRGDIKSLKELMGVVGMKRGNVKGRRIHCSFEEDDEDDDEDDELDEEDDDEEDNDDDEEKEEHLEEKADEGEQSDTQVGEILQPPDREQKEEKVVGAIAPHTESERGVTEDQSSTFQGDVGGGAPVESVGGVGGLGGTVVSADEGSHGKTLGKLPPGEPHELSQGRGSVQTVMGNSEVPKVVSSPADATPITPSAVGAAASVIGLSLIVFLLHKYTSIFSKLKSSPKGRSSKGRKRGRSIGHHFDTFTEDYTSTVADSTYDSMDDSAEYSGNESTGGSLSYSEHSRIAYSRPDHRNIGYPSYIMER, from the exons ATGAGTGGAGAGGGAACCCCAGGAGATGTATATAATCAGTGGAATCAGAACGCAAGAATTTGTACATGCTGTTCAGAGGCAATAAATATAACGGTACAAAATGTGTGCGATATATTACAGTCTAAATTAGCGAAGCATGGAGGGCTCACTAAGGATACGCAAAGAATTTTAGAAGCTTGGTGTGATATTAGGAGCGCGGGGGAGGAAGATCTGAAATCTGCATATTGTGAGTATTTTTACTATTGGCTTGGCGATAAATGCCTAAATGAAGGGGGGGGCAAGGATTCTTTTTCGCAATGTATGAATGATATATATGATGTATTGAGGAGGCATCTCCCCATAGGAGGGATATCTGGGGGGAAGGGTTGTTCCCCCATATATTCCAACCTTGGGAAGGACGATTTTCCATCCATGAAAGTCTTATTTGATTATAGAGGGAATTACGACACAATAAGGAAGGCGATTCCAGATGGGGGGAAATTGAATAATGGAGCTTGCAAAGGGACTTATGGTGGGAAGACGGACGGTTGTAAGGCTCTTATACAGGAAGTTGCTACTGCTTATAATAAAATGGAGGACCACTGTCCATATGCGAATAGTAGGGAGGATACGACTGATTATTGTGAGAAGTTTTGTAGAATGTTTGGACGGGGGGACATTAAGAGCCTGAAGGAACTTATGGGGGTAGTAGGAATGAAGAGAGGAAatgtaaaaggaagaagaatccACTGCTCCTTTGAGGAGGACGATGAggacgatgatgaggatgacgaactagacgaagaagacgatgacgaagaagacaatgatgacgatgaggagaaggaggagcaTCTTGAAGAAAAAGCTGACGAGGGGGAACAATCTGACACGCAAGTTGGAGAAATACTGCAGCCTCCTGATAGGGaacagaaggaggagaaagttGTGGGAGCTATAGCCCCCCATACAGAAAGTGAAAGAGGGGTCACGGAAGACCAATCTTCTACATTCCAGGGGGATGTTGGGGGGGG AGCTCCAGTGGAGTCTGTAGGAGGTGTAGGAGGTCTGGGTGGTACAGTAGTGTCTGCAGATGAAGGGTCTCATGGAAAAACCCTGGGGAAACTTCCCCCAGGGGAACCACATGAACTGTCGCAAGGAAGGGGGAGTGTTCAAACGGTCATGGGGAACTCGGAAGTTCCGAAAGTTGTATCGTCTCCAGCGGATGCCACTCCTATTACACCCTCTGCTGTTGGGGCAGCGGCATCTGTAATAGGACTTTCATTAatcgttttccttcttcacaaa TACACATCTATATTTTCTAAGCTGAAGAGTTCTCCTAAGGGCAGGAGCagcaaaggaaggaaaagaggaagatccATTGGACACCACTTTGATACATTCACAGAAGACTACACTTCAACAGTAGCAGACTCAACATACGATTCAATGGATGATTCAGCAGAATACTCGGGGAATGAGTCAACAGGGGGTTCATTATCATATAGTGAACATTCTAGAATAGCATATAGTAGACCGGATCACAGGAATATAGGTTACCCATCGTATATAATGGAACGTTGA